In Sphingobacteriia bacterium, the DNA window AAGTTTATATAATGCATCTTTAGCGCTTAAGAAATTTTTTTCTTTAGTTATATTAAATGTATTATTAACATAATCTTCAATAAAAGGAATTTCCGCTCTTAATATAACTAAATCATTATATAATTTATAAGCTTCTTCATTTTCGTCTGCATAAATAATATTTTTCTTAACTAAATCAAACCAATCTAAAGGTCGGTGATGGCCTAAGTATTGTTCTAAATTTCTATTTTTGTAAGCGAAATAAATAGCACCATTTTTATGTTTTATATCTAAAAAAGGTATAATATTATTTGAAAACAGTTCCCAAAGCTTATTTTTTAAACTCTCTTCAATTATACCTTCGTTAATTACCTCAATATTATTATTATATTTAATAACCCTACCAGATAAATATATACCTGGAAGCTCTCCTAACATATTTTCTAATGGGTTATAACTTGTAATATCTCTACCTGTATTAATAACGGTAATGATGCTTGGGTTAAATTTTAATTTAGATAGTACAGTAATAACTTCATCACTAACAAAATGTGAAGATATAGCTCTATTAACTATTGTTCTATCACAATCTAAAGAAAATATGATACGATTATTTGGCTTAAAACCCTTTTCTAATAGATAGGATTTTAACTCATCTATTGAAATATTTTCTATTAGTTTGTTTTTTATATTCATTCCATTTTTCAATAAAATTTAAATAACTATCAATAACACAATATAAAACGATTTCAAATGTTTCTGGATAATGATGTAAATGTCTTTTTAATGTGGAAAGATTTACAATATATTCGGCAGCAGCACTTCTAATTTCAATTAAATATTTGTCTTCTTTTGTAATTTCAGCAAATTTTTCAATTGCTTTATCATTTATGTATTTTATCACATTAGGTTTAACGTATGAATCACTTACAAAAAATTTATTATCTTTAAAGTTCACCCTAATATTTTCTTTTAAATGGTTATAGTTTTCATTGCTAGAATATTTGTCACTTCTTAATTTTACAACCCAATGAAACCTTTTTATAAAATTGAGCCATTTACCTAAATCCCATGAAGGATCTTCATTATATTTGATATCCGATAAATCAATTAATTTAATATTATAGTTAATATCCATTGTTATATTAGGTGGGTGGAAGTCTCCATGAATCACTCTTTTATTATTAACTTCTGGCAGATCGTTTAGTATTGAAATAACATTTTTGGTCATTTTTTCAATAGAAGGAATGTAATTATGATGATTATAAATTATGTCTGTTTCCACTATTTCCTTAAGTGAAAGGCCCAATTTATGTATGGTATTATCCTTTATTAAATCTTTTATCCTTTCTTCTGCTCTATCTTTAAACATTCGTGTTTTAGAACTCTTGTTATTAACTTGAATGTCATATAGTTCCTTTAAAGCTAAAAAAACTTTTTCCTGAAATTCTATAAATTCATTGAGATTAAAATCATTATACAGTTTATTCACCGCATCATTTCCTGCATGTGGGTAATTTAAATATTCTGAAATTAATATATTATGTGATGATTCTTTATACATTAATGGTATAGAAGTTAAATTAAATGGCTGTAATAAATTTAAATTTTTTACTTCCAAATCAACTTTTTCACCGGTTTTAATAAATTTTTTCTTACCATCTGCATATTCAGCTATAAAATAAGAGCATTCAGTTGCTCCAAGCGTACTTACAGGAATTATAGTAAACTCTTTTTCCCCATTTTCTTTAAAATAACTAACTATTTGATTTTTATTTAATGGTTTATTATGCGCAAATGCATTAAAAGTTAATAATAATAGGAAATTAATAATCAGTAAAAGTGTTTTAAATGGCATCTAAAAACCTTTCAGTAAAAGGAATATTCTTATTATTTTCTGTAGTTCCTATCACTTTATAAATTAAACCAAGTAGTTTAACTTGATCATTTGGTTCCATTTCAGTTAAATTATAAACACCTAATAATCTTAATAAAAAGCAAGACTTTAGGTATTCCTCAATTTCATTTCTAATACTTAAACCATATTTTGCTTCTGCTAATTTTATCACTTTTTCCAAATATAGTTTTATATGTAAATTGGCTATTTCCTTTCTTACTTTATTTGTTCCAAATTTGTTTACATTATCCATATAAACATATTTTTCGCTAACTATAACCGCTGGATGGATTTCTTTATTACTAAAAGTTTTCATAGCAAAATTAATTGCTTTATTTCTTTTATTTAAATAATTGGAATAATATTTTGGATTAATATAATCAGCTAAAATGCTATTATATACTAAATAAATAACTGAATCTCCTAAAATGCTATTTTCTCCAAATGTTTCCAGATCTATATAATAAAAATTTAACTTATTATTATCTAAAATATCAGTAATAATATTCATTTCATGCCAATCGCCATGAGATAATGCAATCAATCTTTTATTAGCTGGATTTAGGTTATTATGTGCTTTTAATATCAGGTCCTCTAAAGTTTCTTTATAAGCGACTCCGTCAATAACCCATTTCTTTTTTACTAATTTATGCCAATTAATAATTTCATTATCTAATTTAACCTTACTCATGGTGTAAAAGCTTTCTAATCTACCTTCTACATTATCGAGCTTTTGTGTTTGAACCCTGTGAAAATAAAATTCATCATTCTTAGCTTTAGCTATTTTATAATGTAGTGTTTTAGTGGTTAAACCATACATTTGTTCAAATATTTTTTTAAAAAGCGGATAATAAGATTCTTTTTTATTTTCATTATTTTCAATCTCAGCTATTACGTCAATTAATACACCTTTATCTTTTTTAATTTCCTCAATATATGGCTGTACTAATAACGATATATCATCAGACAATACTAAAGCTTCCGACTGAATAACTGGTAGATAATGACTTGCTCTACTGCCATTAAAAAATTCATTTTTTCCTGCTTCTTTTTCAACTAACTTAATAAATTTTTTGCCTTTATTAGTAGTTATAATTGCGCTTATTCCACGTTGCTTAAATATTACTTTATAATTATTTTTACTATATGTGTAACCTGCTCGCTTTAGCATAGCATAAATTAAGTTTCTTACTGTAATCTCATCTTGTTGAATTTGTTTGAAAGAAGAGTCATTACTAAAATGAAATATTGCTGATGGACTTGAGTTAGCATTAATAAATATTAATAGAAAAATAATTAAAATATAACTGCATTTCCTTACATCAATCATTAGAAGCGTCCCGAATAAATAATATATTTTATTAATCTATATTAATATATTATTAAGTGATTTGAATTATATCAACACTTTATTTAAATAATCAGAAAATCTTTATTTTAACTTATATTATTGAATTTTAGTTTTCTGAGTAATCTCAAAATCCATTTCACCTTCATACCACAACATGTTTAACACTTTATCATTTAGAGGCTTCATACAAATTGAATCAATATTTTTTATAAAACATTCAGGATTTCCATCACATTCACGAATAAATTGTTTAACCTTGTTTATATTAAGAACTAAAAACTCTACAATTTCTTTATTTTTAAAATTAAATATGAAGTCTTTTGAAATTTTACAATCTTTTAAAAGTGTTTCTATAGCAATTGATTTGCTAATTAAATAATTTACATATTCTTTTTCTGATTTATTAAAGATATATTCAAATTCAATACCGCAATCAATAAGTAAAGTAACATCAAAGGAATGATCAATTAAAAATCTCATTTCTTCTTTACTATGTCGTTCGATTAAGAAAGCTGGTGAAACACCACATTTATTTATTAGGATTTTAACTTTATATGCTTTTAAAAGTAAAAGATGAAGTTTATCTTTATTTTCTAATGCATAAAAATATCTTATAGGAAAATTACAGTCAAATATTAAGGTTTCAAAATTACTGATATTGTGTAAAATTAGTTCTTTAATTTCTGGCACAATTTTTTGCCATTTTTGTTTGGAAACGAGCCTTATCGCTATTTCTTCTCTGTAAGATTTTTGTTCTTCTAAACTTTCAATTTTTCTAGTTAGCTTTTTGTTAAAGATATTTAAAGATTCAATTACTTGAGTAACTCCATTTTTTTCCCAACCTATTTCGTTAATGTGTATATCAAGTTTATTTATTACCTCATTAATTACCTGATCAATATATTCAATTATTTCTTTTCTAAGCTCTATAATGTTATTTACAGGAGCTGTAATAAAAACCTGAGGCTGTAGAATTATTTTAGCAGTTAAAAAATTTGGATTACGCTTAATATTAAGAATGTTATTTACAAACTGTTTAATTGCTAAAATAATATCCTCTTTATTTTTAGCCTGCTCTAAGCTTATATCACTTACAAGCGCTTTATGGATCTCTCGCTTTTGAAGAACGTTTAGGGTCATATAAACTCCTTCATTTAAAACTTTATAAAAAATCAATAAGTTATAAATATTTAATTATTTTTATTATATACATAGTCATTATAAGCATAAGGTATGCCAATTACAGACACTCCTATATAAGTCGTTGAGATATAATAAATAATAATTTTACTTGACCTTTTGAGCTTTTTTTTACATTATATAGGCAAAATTTATACCAATTTAGGGGAACTGTAATGGGAAAAGCAAAAACAGCTAGTAAAAACGACCCGACAACAAGGGAAAAAGCAAAAGATATTTTTTATAATGGCAAAAAAGTGAAACCTGTAAGATTCGTAAGTGAATCAGGAAGCTTTATGGCTGCTGAAGATGAAAGCGGAAATGTTATGACTGATGAAGAAGGCAACCCAATTCCTTGGTCAAATATTACAGCTTAATAGTTATTCTTTTAAGAATAATAAAAAACCCCACTCTAAGTGGGGTTTTTTATTATCAATTACTTGAGTAAATCTATTTTTCTAAATGAGCAACCTGACATATCGGGTTATAGCTTTTATGCCTATGGTCTTCCTCAATTGTTAAAGGAGCTTGTACAATTTCTCTAAATTGCACCTCTTTAGTTCTATATTTTTCCTTAGGATGCAGATCAGTTCTAGCATTTATAAGAGCTTGATATTCTTGAGCGCTAATATATTCATTCTCACAAATATAATTAATTAACTTATGATTAGAATTCCTAATTGCAACCCTTACTAGTCGATTCAAGTTACTTTTATCTTGAAGCTCAAAAAACTGATCTGCAGCTTCTTGAAGAAATTCATAAAAATGATTACTTTTAGCAAAATCATCAATTTTTTCTATTTTTTCTAACTGAACCCATGTTTTTTCGCAAAACTTTACTTCATTTTTCACTAACCACCACGCTTTGTCATAAGCTTCAAAGCTAAGAGCATAAGCTAAAAGAGAAAAACTAGTATCACTTACATTAAAGGAAAGCCTACGTAAGTTTTTTAAATGCTGCAAATGTTCTTTAGTACCAAATCTAATAATAGTTTTTAGGGTTTCTGGCTCAGGTGAAAGCTTTCCATTGATAATAGATTCACAAATTCTTTTAACATATTCAGCACTATTTTCTCTATTAAAAGAAGTAGTAACTTTTTGTTGGTCAATTTTAATAGACCTATTAAGTAATTCATCTATGTGTTTATCTTTTGCAGTCGCGGAAACATGCAAATTAGCTTGTAAAGGGTGTTTTCTTTCAAAGAAAACACTAGTGGAAGGCTTAATAAATTTCGAATCAAATACTTTTTTCGTAGCTTGCTTAAAAAGATTACTTAGCATAGAAACTCCTGAAAATTAGAAAAACAATAAATTTTAATTGAAAAACTTTTAGCACCCAATTGGAAGATCATGCTTAATATTCTTGTTATTAGCTTGATCATCTAATTTACTACGTTTTGACTTACTAAATTCTTTTTTATTAGTCATTTCACTGATTAATTTATCAACTAGATTACGTATATATCCTGGTATAATATATTTAGGAATTTCACCATTACCTTTTGTACACTCGTTTAAAGTATAATTTTCTATATATCTCCAATATAAAATTCTAGGCATACTATTAATTTTGAAATTAAAATCTGTATGAGCAATTTTATTAAATTTTTCTACAGATAGATTTTTAAAAGCTAATGTTAATATATTATAAGCTTTATCATTATTAACTTGCTGCTTACTTACATAATACACTAATTCATGTAAAACAGACATTCCTTGCTTATCCACAATAGCAGAATCTAATCCTAATTTTAAAAAATCTTCAACATATTCAGGCTTTAAAGCTTCTTGACCGTGATTAATCAAATGCCCTACACTCCTACCATCTACTCTAAAATTTATAACTTCCTTTAATAATTCTTTAGAAGAATTATTAAACAGATAATCTAATAATTCATAATGGCGTTTATTAAGTGTTATCTGAGTAATAGCAGCAAGAATTTCAATATCATTATTGACTCTGCTTTTTATTAATAACTCATTTAAAAAATTCTTAAAATATGAATCGTTCATATCTAAGTTACTAATATTTTTAAATATAGTTGTAATAGAATATCTTTCAATACGTGGGTCAATCATATCATGTTTTAACATCAACCATAAAACATCATATCTTTTATTAACAGAAGCTTTTAAAATAAGTGAAATTGAGGAATCCCTTGTTCGAGTTAATTTAAAGAGCTTTTCAAATTGTACTACTTCCCCTTTTTTACATAATAGATAATCAATAGTTTGCTCAGCTGCTTGTTCTTCAATTTCCCTTGCAATCATTGAATCCATTAGTTTACGACTTTTTGATGAAATGAAATCTTTTAAACCAAGGTTAGGTTTAGTTGTATGAAAAGCTATTTTTTGCATAGTTACAGGGAAAACAGTAGGCATAGAAGCACTATTAGATGCGAAAGTTTTTTCTACTAGTCTAGCAAATATTCTTTTCCCAATTTTACTTAACATGCTACCTCACAACTTAATTACATTACTTAAAATTTATAAAATTAATAATTTAGTACGTCAATTAAATTGTAATCAAAAGTTAAGTAATGAATTAATTTTGTGACTTATTTTTTAATAAAGTTGTTCCTAAAAGAGCGGTAATAATTAAACCTGATCCGAGAAATTGCTGGTTACTAGGGATTTCATTAAAAAAGATAAAACCAATTATTACACCAAACACTAATTCAAGATATTGAGAAGCAATCCCAAATTTTGGTAATATTCTTAATGATAATGAGAACAATAAAACTGCAAGCGGTGACATTATGCCTATAAATATTATTGGTATAAGGGATACTTTCCAATTTAAATTTAAATCTGAACCACTTAGTAAAAATAAGGTAACCGCACCAATTAAGTTACAGGTATTTAAAATATATGCGATTTCAAAATCATTATATACTTTTTGAAAATATATAATAAGTCGCGTGATAATGACCCA includes these proteins:
- a CDS encoding HAD hydrolase family protein encodes the protein MNIKNKLIENISIDELKSYLLEKGFKPNNRIIFSLDCDRTIVNRAISSHFVSDEVITVLSKLKFNPSIITVINTGRDITSYNPLENMLGELPGIYLSGRVIKYNNNIEVINEGIIEESLKNKLWELFSNNIIPFLDIKHKNGAIYFAYKNRNLEQYLGHHRPLDWFDLVKKNIIYADENEEAYKLYNDLVILRAEIPFIEDYVNNTFNITKEKNFLSAKDALYKLLNLPQEYPLHFSMLTSPKTRTLDNIVTIKLLFNNHYVNKGLGLKIFAEELGVNGENIFSFGDSADLSTNDCSIKDYLPGAHLFITEDGDEAAKSVADYIISSVINNGVPKAIEKILRAIS